In the genome of Blastopirellula marina, one region contains:
- a CDS encoding glutamate decarboxylase translates to MSLHSKRNVREMLDDDIYASNDLSTQIPKYKFPPEESDPRHIYSIVHDELMLDGNSRQNLATFCQTWIEPEVHKLMDECIDKNMVDKDEYPQTAEIEARCVHMLADLWNSPRGADTVGCSTTGSSEAAMLGGMAMKRRWEAKRKKDGKSIEKPNLITGPVQICWHKFARYWDIELREIPLEKDRFIMTPEEVMKRCDENTIGVVPTLGVTFTCQFEPVEAVSNALDQFENKTGIDIPIHVDGASGGFLAPFCAPDLVWDFRLPRVKSINSSGHKFGLAPLGAGWIIWREESDLPEELVFWVNYLGGNMRDIALNFSRPGGQIVCQYYNFLRLGREGYRRIHLACYETAQYLSEEIAKLGPFEIIYGGEMYSGIPALCWRIREGTTPGFTLYDLADRLRARGWQVPAYSLPANRQDLVIQRILVRHGVSRDLAALLLEDMKRALEYFEKHPIQAPLTEEEASGFHH, encoded by the coding sequence ATGTCGCTGCATTCCAAGCGAAACGTACGTGAAATGCTGGACGATGACATCTATGCATCGAATGACCTTTCGACTCAGATTCCCAAGTACAAGTTTCCTCCCGAGGAAAGCGATCCGCGGCATATTTATTCGATCGTTCACGACGAGTTAATGCTGGATGGGAATTCGCGTCAAAACCTGGCAACCTTCTGTCAGACATGGATCGAGCCGGAAGTTCACAAGCTGATGGATGAGTGCATCGACAAGAATATGGTCGATAAAGACGAGTATCCTCAAACGGCCGAAATCGAAGCTCGCTGCGTTCACATGCTGGCCGACCTTTGGAACTCTCCACGCGGGGCCGATACCGTCGGATGCTCGACAACCGGTTCCAGTGAGGCCGCCATGCTGGGTGGCATGGCGATGAAACGCCGCTGGGAAGCCAAACGGAAGAAGGACGGCAAATCGATCGAAAAGCCAAACCTCATCACAGGACCAGTGCAAATCTGCTGGCATAAATTCGCTAGATATTGGGATATCGAACTGCGGGAAATTCCCTTGGAGAAAGACCGGTTTATTATGACACCGGAAGAGGTAATGAAACGCTGTGACGAGAACACGATCGGTGTCGTGCCGACGCTAGGAGTGACTTTCACGTGTCAGTTCGAACCAGTAGAAGCGGTTTCAAATGCACTTGATCAGTTCGAGAATAAAACGGGGATTGATATTCCCATTCACGTGGATGGAGCTAGTGGTGGTTTCCTGGCACCGTTTTGTGCGCCGGACCTGGTATGGGACTTCCGACTTCCCCGCGTTAAATCGATTAACAGTTCTGGACACAAGTTTGGGCTTGCACCACTTGGGGCCGGCTGGATTATCTGGCGCGAGGAATCTGACCTGCCTGAAGAGCTTGTGTTCTGGGTTAACTACCTTGGGGGCAACATGAGGGATATCGCCCTGAATTTTTCGCGTCCTGGCGGTCAGATCGTTTGCCAGTACTACAACTTTCTGCGACTTGGCAGAGAAGGTTATCGGCGAATTCATTTGGCATGCTACGAGACGGCCCAGTATCTCTCGGAAGAAATTGCCAAGCTGGGGCCATTTGAAATTATTTACGGTGGGGAAATGTATTCAGGCATTCCCGCGCTCTGCTGGCGCATTCGCGAAGGCACAACCCCAGGATTTACGTTGTATGATCTTGCCGACCGGCTGCGTGCTCGCGGTTGGCAGGTCCCTGCGTACTCCCTTCCAGCGAATCGCCAAGATCTTGTAATTCAACGTATTTTGGTGCGTCATGGTGTGAGCCGCGATTTAGCGGCTCTCTTGCTAGAAGATATGAAGCGGGCACTGGAGTATTTTGAAAAGCACCCGATTCAAGCTCCACTGACCGAAGAAGAAGCGTCTGGATTTCATCATTGA